The following proteins are co-located in the Selenihalanaerobacter shriftii genome:
- a CDS encoding elongation factor Tu, whose product GSITPHTKFNAEVYVLGKDEGGRHTPFFDGYRPQFYFRTTDVTGDINLPEGVDMVMPGDNIEMEVELITPIAMEAGLRFAIREGGKTVGAGVITGIIE is encoded by the coding sequence CTGGAAGTATTACTCCACATACTAAGTTTAATGCAGAAGTATATGTATTAGGTAAAGATGAAGGTGGAAGACATACTCCATTCTTTGATGGATATAGACCACAGTTTTATTTCAGAACTACAGACGTAACAGGAGATATTAATTTACCAGAAGGTGTAGATATGGTAATGCCTGGAGACAACATTGAAATGGAAGTAGAATTAATTACTCCAATTGCAATGGAAGCAGGATTAAGATTTGCGATTCGTGAAGGTGGAAAGACTGTAGGTGCTGGAGTTATTACTGGAATTATTGAGTAA
- the rpsJ gene encoding 30S ribosomal protein S10: MAKKPNKEKIRIRLKAYEHQLLDKSAKKIVETAKRTGADVSGPVPLPTKKEVFTVLRSPHVHKTAREQFEMRTHKRLIDILEPTSKTVDSLMRLDLPAGVDIEIKL; this comes from the coding sequence ATGGCGAAAAAACCTAATAAAGAGAAGATTAGAATCCGTTTGAAGGCATATGAGCATCAACTTCTAGATAAGTCAGCTAAGAAGATTGTTGAAACTGCCAAGAGAACTGGGGCTGATGTTTCTGGTCCGGTACCATTACCGACTAAGAAAGAGGTCTTTACGGTCTTACGTTCACCTCATGTGCATAAGACGGCTCGTGAGCAATTTGAAATGAGAACTCATAAAAGATTAATTGATATTTTAGAACCTACATCTAAGACTGTTGATTCGTTAATGCGTTTGGATTTACCAGCAGGTGTTGATATTGAGATTAAATTATAA
- the rplC gene encoding 50S ribosomal protein L3, with translation MTKVILGKKVGMTQIFNDEGDVIPVTVVEAGPCSVVQKKIEEVDGYNAVQFGFEDIKEQRINKPLKGHFEKHGVEPKKYIQEIRINEDEGYEVGEVIKADVFGNGDKVDVTGTSKGKGFSGTIKRWNFSLGPKTHGSRNYRLPGAIGAGSDPARVFKGQKMAGHMGREKVTIQNLEVVKVDPEKNILAIKGAVPGPKKGLLLIKETVKG, from the coding sequence ATGACAAAAGTAATTTTAGGAAAGAAAGTTGGTATGACACAGATTTTTAATGACGAAGGAGACGTTATACCAGTAACTGTAGTGGAAGCTGGACCATGTTCTGTGGTTCAAAAGAAGATTGAAGAGGTGGACGGCTACAATGCAGTTCAATTTGGTTTTGAAGATATTAAAGAACAGCGAATTAATAAGCCGTTAAAAGGTCATTTTGAAAAGCATGGCGTTGAGCCTAAAAAATATATTCAAGAGATTAGAATTAATGAAGATGAAGGTTATGAAGTAGGCGAAGTTATTAAAGCTGATGTTTTTGGAAACGGTGATAAAGTAGATGTGACAGGGACTTCTAAGGGGAAAGGATTTTCTGGTACAATTAAGCGATGGAACTTTAGTCTTGGACCGAAGACTCATGGTTCTAGAAATTATAGATTACCAGGAGCAATTGGTGCCGGTTCTGATCCAGCAAGAGTCTTTAAAGGACAAAAAATGGCAGGACATATGGGTCGAGAGAAGGTAACGATTCAAAATTTAGAAGTTGTTAAAGTAGATCCAGAGAAGAATATTTTAGCAATTAAAGGTGCTGTTCCTGGACCGAAAAAAGGATTACTATTAATTAAAGAAACAGTTAAAGGATAA
- the rplD gene encoding 50S ribosomal protein L4 encodes MPELALYNREGSQVGEVQLDENIFAVEINEHVVHEAVTAQLAAKRSGSASTKTRGNVSGGGRKPWRQKGTGRARHGSIRSPIWVGGGTTFGPQPRSYAKKLPKKVKKLAVKSVFTTKANNEELIVVDKLDFDLPKTKDMIKVLEALNVNDQKVLILTTGKDENLYKSARNIPGVKVLVASAANPYDLLNNDKIIATKDAIETIEEVLD; translated from the coding sequence ATGCCTGAATTAGCATTATACAATAGAGAAGGTAGCCAAGTTGGCGAAGTTCAACTTGATGAAAATATTTTTGCCGTAGAAATTAATGAACATGTTGTTCATGAAGCGGTAACTGCTCAATTAGCTGCTAAGAGAAGTGGTTCTGCTTCTACGAAGACACGAGGAAACGTTAGTGGTGGTGGCCGTAAACCTTGGAGACAGAAAGGTACTGGTCGAGCTCGTCACGGAAGTATTCGTTCGCCAATTTGGGTAGGTGGTGGAACAACTTTTGGTCCTCAACCAAGAAGTTATGCTAAAAAACTACCTAAGAAAGTTAAGAAATTAGCAGTAAAGTCAGTCTTTACTACTAAGGCAAATAATGAAGAATTAATTGTTGTGGATAAATTAGATTTTGATCTTCCTAAAACTAAAGATATGATTAAAGTTTTAGAAGCATTAAATGTTAATGATCAAAAGGTATTAATTTTAACTACTGGAAAAGACGAAAATTTATATAAATCAGCACGAAATATTCCAGGAGTGAAAGTTTTAGTTGCGTCTGCAGCAAATCCTTATGACCTTTTAAATAATGATAAAATAATTGCTACTAAAGACGCAATTGAGACAATAGAGGAGGTGCTGGACTAA
- the rplW gene encoding 50S ribosomal protein L23, producing MREAQDIIIQPHISERAMMDIEENNWYTFKVVLDANKSEIKKAIEEIFDVKVKKVTTNRMPGKKRRMGVHEGKRPDWKKARVKLDQEDRIEIFEGM from the coding sequence ATGAGAGAAGCACAAGATATTATTATCCAGCCTCATATCTCTGAAAGAGCTATGATGGATATAGAGGAAAATAACTGGTATACTTTTAAAGTTGTTTTAGATGCTAATAAGTCAGAGATTAAGAAAGCCATTGAAGAAATCTTTGATGTAAAAGTTAAAAAAGTAACTACTAATCGTATGCCTGGTAAGAAAAGAAGAATGGGTGTGCATGAAGGTAAGCGACCTGATTGGAAAAAAGCTAGGGTTAAGTTAGATCAAGAAGATAGAATCGAAATATTTGAAGGTATGTAA